The Brassica napus cultivar Da-Ae chromosome C7, Da-Ae, whole genome shotgun sequence genome has a segment encoding these proteins:
- the LOC111197740 gene encoding uncharacterized protein LOC111197740 isoform X1 produces MKRAHNDQRELQSFFLRLSNQQREQLQRENWSLSSDNQSTMTKAPPSLAFLCIQSLKLQLLQGDNPIPDVYELPSELFDGVISHLPALALHNFQTHMPFKCWDNYEAGDDCLTSGRKRPRNDILGSSWKLLFKVRWPELINSVEPSADWQQLYWEKHLQNCVDEAAEVAMRPTFSGRISSIHVSDKILRYICHEEHTNCQKCVCTELSFHFQTFGPYLRCLRLLNVLCVTETCELLRTCKLKTLVLRWIRSEKHVEPLCKLLSQNRETLTSLEFIHCKLSSTFISAICASLHEKDIHTSGIQRFYIKASSFDIDPLAAPPAFISFLNSVRSLQSVHFCDSHLDRHIARMIFSTLLDSSSGLSTLDISENNISGWLSTFSSRSVIGSLSSGKSLHSLRKLNVRGNELNKYDAENLSHALLHMPGLESLDLSGNPIEDSGIRSLISYFKKNPDSPLADLNLENCELSCCGVIEFLDTLSTVEKPLKFLSVADNALGSEVAEAVMNSLTVSIESLDISSIGLGPVGFLELGKRLVKGVKKLMSINISKNRGGLETARFLSKLIPLAPKLVSVDASYNLMPAESLLMLCDSLRSAKGDLKRLDMTGNICISSEADHSSLLDEFQHNGEPIFVLPSSSTSHVPYDDEP; encoded by the exons ATGAAAAGAGCCCATAACGACCAGAGAGAATTACAGTCCTTCTTCCTTCGCCTTTCGAACCAACAGCGAGAGCAGCTGCAACGGGAGAATTGGAGTTTGAGTAGCGATAATCAATCGACAATGACGAAAGCTCCTCCTTCTCTAGCGTTTCTCTGCATCCAATCGCTCAAGCTTCAGCTTCTACAAG GCGACAATCCAATTCCTGATGTATACGAGCTTCCGTCGGAGTTGTTTGATGGTGTTATCTCTCACTTGCCTGCACTAGCGCTGCATAATTTCCAGACCCACAT GCCGTTCAAATGCTGGGATAATTATGAAGCTGGTGATGATTGCTTGACTAGTGGGAGAAAACGCCCAAG AAATGATATACTCGGTAGCTCATGGAAGTTGCTGTTTAAGGTGCGGTGGCCTGAGCTCATTAACAGTGTGGAACCATCAGCTGACTGGCAACAGCTTTACTGGGAGAAGCATCTTCAAAA TTGTGTTGATGAAGCAGCTGAGGTAGCTATGCGTCCCACATTCAGTGGTCGGATAAGTTCCATTCATGTATCAG ATAAGATATTGAGATACATTTGTCATGAAGAGCACACCAACTGTCAAAAATGTGTCTGTACGGAGCTATCTTTTCATTTCCAGACATTTGGACCCTATCTTAG GTGCCTGAGGCTTCTGAATGTGCTCTGCGTTACGGAAACTTGT GAGCTACTGAGGACATGTAAATTAAAAACTTTGGTTCTGCGTTGGATCAGATCCGAGAAACAT GTTGAGCCCTTGTGCAAACTCTTGAGCCAGAACCGAGAAACATTAACTTCGCTTGAATTTATTCACTGTAAACTTTCTTCGACTTTCATCAGTGCAATCTGCGCTTCTCTTCATGAAAAAGACATTCACACAAGTGGGATTCAGCGTTTCTATATAAAGGCATCTAGCTTTGACATAGATCCACTTGCTGCGCCTCCCGCTTTCATTTCATTCCTGAATTCGGTGAG GTCCTTACAGTCCGTACATTTTTGCGATAGCCACCTCGATAGGCATATCGCAAGGATGATTTTCTCTACACTACTTGATTCTTCCTCAGGTCTTTCGACCCTTGACATCTCTGAAAACAAC ATTTCAGGATGGCTTTCTACTTTCAGCTCGAGATCTGTTATTGGTTCTCTGTCATCAGGAAAGTCTTTACATTCCCTGCGCAAGCTCAACGTAAG GGGGAATGAACTTAACAAATACGATGCAGAGAATCTTTCGCATGCTCTTCTTCATATGCCCGGCTTGGAATCTCTTGACCTGAGCGGGAACCCCATTGAAGACAGTGGGATCAG AAGCTTGATATCTTACTTCAAAAAGAATCCGGATTCTCCTTTAGCTGATTTGAACTTGGAGAACTGTGAGCTATCATGTTGTGGAGTTATCGAGTTTCTTGATACCCTGTCAACGGTGGAGAAACCTTTAAAGTTCCTGTCTGTTGCAGATAATGCCCTCGGAAG CGAGGTTGCGGAGGCTGTAATGAACTCATTGACAGTCTCCATCGAGTCTCTCGACATTTCGAGTATAGGATTAGGTCCTGTTGGGTTTCTTGAGCTAGGCAAAAGACTTGTAAAAGGGGTGAAGAAGCTGATGAGTATCAATATAAG CAAAAACCGTGGAGGATTAGAGACTGCTAGATTTCTGTCAAAGCTCATACCCCTGGCACCAAAACTCGTCTCAGTCGACGCATCCTACAATCTTATGCCAGCCGAATCTTTGCTCATGCTATGCGATTCCCTGAGAAGTGCAAAAG GTGATCTGAAACGTCTTGACATGACGGGGAATATCTGCATCAGCAGCGAAGCTGACCATTCttctctacttgatgaatttcAACACAATGGGGAGCCCATCTTCGTTTTACCATCATCCTCGACTTCACACGTCCCTTACGATGATGAGCCGTAG
- the LOC111197740 gene encoding uncharacterized protein LOC111197740 isoform X3, with protein sequence MIYSVAHGSCCLRCGGLSSLTVWNHQLTGNSFTGRSIFKTEVAMRPTFSGRISSIHVSDKILRYICHEEHTNCQKCVCTELSFHFQTFGPYLRCLRLLNVLCVTETCELLRTCKLKTLVLRWIRSEKHVEPLCKLLSQNRETLTSLEFIHCKLSSTFISAICASLHEKDIHTSGIQRFYIKASSFDIDPLAAPPAFISFLNSVRSLQSVHFCDSHLDRHIARMIFSTLLDSSSGLSTLDISENNISGWLSTFSSRSVIGSLSSGKSLHSLRKLNVRGNELNKYDAENLSHALLHMPGLESLDLSGNPIEDSGIRSLISYFKKNPDSPLADLNLENCELSCCGVIEFLDTLSTVEKPLKFLSVADNALGSEVAEAVMNSLTVSIESLDISSIGLGPVGFLELGKRLVKGVKKLMSINISKNRGGLETARFLSKLIPLAPKLVSVDASYNLMPAESLLMLCDSLRSAKGDLKRLDMTGNICISSEADHSSLLDEFQHNGEPIFVLPSSSTSHVPYDDEP encoded by the exons ATGATATACTCGGTAGCTCATGGAAGTTGCTGTTTAAGGTGCGGTGGCCTGAGCTCATTAACAGTGTGGAACCATCAGCTGACTGGCAACAGCTTTACTGGGAGAAGCATCTTCAAAA CTGAGGTAGCTATGCGTCCCACATTCAGTGGTCGGATAAGTTCCATTCATGTATCAG ATAAGATATTGAGATACATTTGTCATGAAGAGCACACCAACTGTCAAAAATGTGTCTGTACGGAGCTATCTTTTCATTTCCAGACATTTGGACCCTATCTTAG GTGCCTGAGGCTTCTGAATGTGCTCTGCGTTACGGAAACTTGT GAGCTACTGAGGACATGTAAATTAAAAACTTTGGTTCTGCGTTGGATCAGATCCGAGAAACAT GTTGAGCCCTTGTGCAAACTCTTGAGCCAGAACCGAGAAACATTAACTTCGCTTGAATTTATTCACTGTAAACTTTCTTCGACTTTCATCAGTGCAATCTGCGCTTCTCTTCATGAAAAAGACATTCACACAAGTGGGATTCAGCGTTTCTATATAAAGGCATCTAGCTTTGACATAGATCCACTTGCTGCGCCTCCCGCTTTCATTTCATTCCTGAATTCGGTGAG GTCCTTACAGTCCGTACATTTTTGCGATAGCCACCTCGATAGGCATATCGCAAGGATGATTTTCTCTACACTACTTGATTCTTCCTCAGGTCTTTCGACCCTTGACATCTCTGAAAACAAC ATTTCAGGATGGCTTTCTACTTTCAGCTCGAGATCTGTTATTGGTTCTCTGTCATCAGGAAAGTCTTTACATTCCCTGCGCAAGCTCAACGTAAG GGGGAATGAACTTAACAAATACGATGCAGAGAATCTTTCGCATGCTCTTCTTCATATGCCCGGCTTGGAATCTCTTGACCTGAGCGGGAACCCCATTGAAGACAGTGGGATCAG AAGCTTGATATCTTACTTCAAAAAGAATCCGGATTCTCCTTTAGCTGATTTGAACTTGGAGAACTGTGAGCTATCATGTTGTGGAGTTATCGAGTTTCTTGATACCCTGTCAACGGTGGAGAAACCTTTAAAGTTCCTGTCTGTTGCAGATAATGCCCTCGGAAG CGAGGTTGCGGAGGCTGTAATGAACTCATTGACAGTCTCCATCGAGTCTCTCGACATTTCGAGTATAGGATTAGGTCCTGTTGGGTTTCTTGAGCTAGGCAAAAGACTTGTAAAAGGGGTGAAGAAGCTGATGAGTATCAATATAAG CAAAAACCGTGGAGGATTAGAGACTGCTAGATTTCTGTCAAAGCTCATACCCCTGGCACCAAAACTCGTCTCAGTCGACGCATCCTACAATCTTATGCCAGCCGAATCTTTGCTCATGCTATGCGATTCCCTGAGAAGTGCAAAAG GTGATCTGAAACGTCTTGACATGACGGGGAATATCTGCATCAGCAGCGAAGCTGACCATTCttctctacttgatgaatttcAACACAATGGGGAGCCCATCTTCGTTTTACCATCATCCTCGACTTCACACGTCCCTTACGATGATGAGCCGTAG
- the LOC106415168 gene encoding tetraspanin-18, with protein MRHNCCHLSFASTLKILNFVQAFFGVSIIIYSIWMLDQYHRHVPVDPPTSSSGLGIARVSEPLNNPAGLMASVVLGSSGGGGGDHGFNLRSLDLPAPWFIYSFMAVGVLVCIVTIIGFIAAEAINGCCLCFYSILKTLLILLEAALVAFIAIDRQWEKDLPYDPTGELNSLRAFIEDNIDICKWVGAAVLVVQLLSLLLAMVLRAMVSPKRPELGDEEDFENPRSRAWDPLLGSQANQASAGPSKSENWSSRIREKYGLNQSQAVNPKG; from the exons ATGAGGCATAATTGCTGCCATCTTTCGTTCGCTTCAACTCTCAAGATCCTCAATTTCGTTCAAGCTTTCTTCGGTGTTTCCATCATCATCTACTCCATATGGATGCTCGATCAATACCACCGTCACGTCCCCGTCGACCCTCCCACATCTAGCTCAGGACTCGGTATTGCTAGAGTTTCCGAGCCCTTGAATAATCCTGCTGGTCTCATGGCGAGCGTCGTTCTAGGGtctagtggtggtggtggtggtgatcaTGGGTTTAACCTTCGTTCCTTGGACCTTCCTGCTCCATG GTTCATCTACTCTTTTATGGCGGTTGGTGTTTTGGTCTGCATTGTTACCATCATTGGTTTCATTGCTGCTGAAGCTATCAATGGTTGTTGCTTGTGTTTC TACTCTATTCTCAAAACTCTGCTCATTCTACTTGAAGCTGCCCTTGTTGCATTCATCGCCATTGATCGTCAGTGGGAAAAG GATCTTCCGTATGATCCAACTGGAGAACTCAATAGTCTCAGAGCTTTCATTGAGGACAACATTGATATATGCAAATGGGTCGGGGCTGCTGTTTTAGTGGTCCAG CTACTGTCACTGTTACTAGCCATGGTTCTCAGAGCTATGGTTTCACCTAAGAGACCCGAGCTTGGCGATGAGGAAGACTTTGAGAACCCGAGGAGTAGAGCTTGGGACCCACTTCTTGGTTCTCAAGCAAACCAAGCCTCTGCTGGCCCAAGCAAGAGTGAAAACTGGAGCTCTCGAATCAGAGAAAAG TATGGACTGAACCAGAGTCAGGCGGTGAACCCGAAAGGCTGA
- the LOC111197740 gene encoding uncharacterized protein LOC111197740 isoform X2 — MKRAHNDQRELQSFFLRLSNQQREQLQRENWSLSSDNQSTMTKAPPSLAFLCIQSLKLQLLQGDNPIPDVYELPSELFDGVISHLPALALHNFQTHMPFKCWDNYEAGDDCLTSGRKRPRNDILGSSWKLLFKVRWPELINSVEPSADWQQLYWEKHLQNCVDEAAEVAMRPTFSGRISSIHVSDKILRYICHEEHTNCQKCVCTELSFHFQTFGPYLRCLRLLNVLCVTETCELLRTCKLKTLVLRWIRSEKHVEPLCKLLSQNRETLTSLEFIHCKLSSTFISAICASLHEKDIHTSGIQRFYIKASSFDIDPLAAPPAFISFLNSVRSLQSVHFCDSHLDRHIARMIFSTLLDSSSGLSTLDISENNDGFLLSARDLLLVLCHQESLYIPCASSTGNELNKYDAENLSHALLHMPGLESLDLSGNPIEDSGIRSLISYFKKNPDSPLADLNLENCELSCCGVIEFLDTLSTVEKPLKFLSVADNALGSEVAEAVMNSLTVSIESLDISSIGLGPVGFLELGKRLVKGVKKLMSINISKNRGGLETARFLSKLIPLAPKLVSVDASYNLMPAESLLMLCDSLRSAKGDLKRLDMTGNICISSEADHSSLLDEFQHNGEPIFVLPSSSTSHVPYDDEP; from the exons ATGAAAAGAGCCCATAACGACCAGAGAGAATTACAGTCCTTCTTCCTTCGCCTTTCGAACCAACAGCGAGAGCAGCTGCAACGGGAGAATTGGAGTTTGAGTAGCGATAATCAATCGACAATGACGAAAGCTCCTCCTTCTCTAGCGTTTCTCTGCATCCAATCGCTCAAGCTTCAGCTTCTACAAG GCGACAATCCAATTCCTGATGTATACGAGCTTCCGTCGGAGTTGTTTGATGGTGTTATCTCTCACTTGCCTGCACTAGCGCTGCATAATTTCCAGACCCACAT GCCGTTCAAATGCTGGGATAATTATGAAGCTGGTGATGATTGCTTGACTAGTGGGAGAAAACGCCCAAG AAATGATATACTCGGTAGCTCATGGAAGTTGCTGTTTAAGGTGCGGTGGCCTGAGCTCATTAACAGTGTGGAACCATCAGCTGACTGGCAACAGCTTTACTGGGAGAAGCATCTTCAAAA TTGTGTTGATGAAGCAGCTGAGGTAGCTATGCGTCCCACATTCAGTGGTCGGATAAGTTCCATTCATGTATCAG ATAAGATATTGAGATACATTTGTCATGAAGAGCACACCAACTGTCAAAAATGTGTCTGTACGGAGCTATCTTTTCATTTCCAGACATTTGGACCCTATCTTAG GTGCCTGAGGCTTCTGAATGTGCTCTGCGTTACGGAAACTTGT GAGCTACTGAGGACATGTAAATTAAAAACTTTGGTTCTGCGTTGGATCAGATCCGAGAAACAT GTTGAGCCCTTGTGCAAACTCTTGAGCCAGAACCGAGAAACATTAACTTCGCTTGAATTTATTCACTGTAAACTTTCTTCGACTTTCATCAGTGCAATCTGCGCTTCTCTTCATGAAAAAGACATTCACACAAGTGGGATTCAGCGTTTCTATATAAAGGCATCTAGCTTTGACATAGATCCACTTGCTGCGCCTCCCGCTTTCATTTCATTCCTGAATTCGGTGAG GTCCTTACAGTCCGTACATTTTTGCGATAGCCACCTCGATAGGCATATCGCAAGGATGATTTTCTCTACACTACTTGATTCTTCCTCAGGTCTTTCGACCCTTGACATCTCTGAAAACAAC GATGGCTTTCTACTTTCAGCTCGAGATCTGTTATTGGTTCTCTGTCATCAGGAAAGTCTTTACATTCCCTGCGCAAGCTCAAC GGGGAATGAACTTAACAAATACGATGCAGAGAATCTTTCGCATGCTCTTCTTCATATGCCCGGCTTGGAATCTCTTGACCTGAGCGGGAACCCCATTGAAGACAGTGGGATCAG AAGCTTGATATCTTACTTCAAAAAGAATCCGGATTCTCCTTTAGCTGATTTGAACTTGGAGAACTGTGAGCTATCATGTTGTGGAGTTATCGAGTTTCTTGATACCCTGTCAACGGTGGAGAAACCTTTAAAGTTCCTGTCTGTTGCAGATAATGCCCTCGGAAG CGAGGTTGCGGAGGCTGTAATGAACTCATTGACAGTCTCCATCGAGTCTCTCGACATTTCGAGTATAGGATTAGGTCCTGTTGGGTTTCTTGAGCTAGGCAAAAGACTTGTAAAAGGGGTGAAGAAGCTGATGAGTATCAATATAAG CAAAAACCGTGGAGGATTAGAGACTGCTAGATTTCTGTCAAAGCTCATACCCCTGGCACCAAAACTCGTCTCAGTCGACGCATCCTACAATCTTATGCCAGCCGAATCTTTGCTCATGCTATGCGATTCCCTGAGAAGTGCAAAAG GTGATCTGAAACGTCTTGACATGACGGGGAATATCTGCATCAGCAGCGAAGCTGACCATTCttctctacttgatgaatttcAACACAATGGGGAGCCCATCTTCGTTTTACCATCATCCTCGACTTCACACGTCCCTTACGATGATGAGCCGTAG